A stretch of Longimicrobium sp. DNA encodes these proteins:
- a CDS encoding cupin domain-containing protein encodes MDLRHALPAAAVCAATLLADCTPLGTRGAESRHVAPAVERGEGLVLQAGEGERRVRRPRPGFPSAQTTPFILKVDARNGASPDLVMGYDEIAPGQAIEPSRHRVADEIVFVHRGSGVARLGDRESPVTAGATVYVPRNTRVSLRNTGAEPLAVVFMFSKPGFERLMRESSVPEGEAAPALLAGEEARIQARNRWHTIADGSGSSPGGSRSGGLILQPGEGERRVRRPRSGSAAAHLTTPFILKVDRRNGGSRELVMGYEDIAPGDAIPPHRHLHADEIIFVHRGSGVAGLGTRQTAVGTGATVYIPRDTRITLRNTGSVPLGIVFVFSRPGFEELMRANSVLEGQPAAPLSPREQARIRARNRWHTVYGAAVAGDAALSVPAFALRGWRGRRCGGREAAGADLLRAGRAFGEGLHQAVRGAQHHRVRAGARRRRHAGQLDDARHQHLSQQGDERLHEHGPPDRPRLRARAGEPQGRGRSRARAAAGVRVHDG; translated from the coding sequence ATGGATCTTCGCCACGCCCTCCCGGCCGCCGCGGTCTGCGCGGCCACCCTGCTGGCGGATTGCACGCCCCTCGGCACCCGCGGCGCGGAAAGCCGGCACGTCGCCCCGGCGGTCGAGCGGGGCGAAGGCCTCGTCCTCCAGGCCGGCGAAGGCGAGCGCCGGGTCCGCCGCCCGCGGCCGGGCTTTCCCTCCGCCCAGACGACACCCTTCATCCTGAAGGTAGATGCGCGCAACGGCGCTTCGCCGGACCTCGTGATGGGGTACGACGAGATCGCGCCGGGCCAGGCCATCGAGCCCTCCCGCCACCGGGTCGCCGACGAGATCGTCTTCGTGCACCGCGGCAGCGGCGTGGCCCGGCTCGGCGACCGGGAATCGCCCGTGACCGCGGGGGCCACCGTCTACGTGCCGCGCAACACGCGCGTCAGCCTGCGCAACACGGGCGCGGAGCCGCTGGCCGTCGTCTTCATGTTCTCGAAGCCGGGGTTCGAGCGGCTCATGCGCGAGAGCTCCGTGCCCGAGGGCGAGGCCGCCCCCGCGCTCCTGGCCGGAGAGGAGGCGCGGATCCAGGCGCGGAACCGCTGGCACACCATCGCCGACGGCTCCGGTTCCAGCCCGGGCGGGTCGAGGAGCGGCGGGCTCATCCTGCAGCCGGGGGAAGGTGAGCGCCGGGTCCGCCGTCCGCGCTCGGGCTCGGCGGCGGCGCACCTGACCACGCCGTTCATCCTGAAGGTGGACCGGCGCAACGGCGGCTCGCGCGAGCTGGTGATGGGATACGAGGACATCGCGCCGGGCGATGCCATCCCGCCGCACCGGCACCTGCACGCGGACGAGATCATCTTCGTGCACCGGGGGAGCGGCGTGGCCGGCCTTGGCACCCGGCAGACGGCCGTGGGCACCGGCGCGACCGTCTACATCCCGCGCGACACGCGGATCACCCTGCGGAACACCGGCTCCGTGCCGCTGGGCATCGTGTTCGTCTTCTCCCGGCCGGGCTTCGAGGAGCTGATGCGGGCGAACTCCGTGCTCGAGGGGCAGCCCGCGGCCCCGCTCTCACCCCGGGAGCAAGCGCGGATCCGCGCGCGAAACCGCTGGCATACCGTCTACGGAGCAGCCGTAGCCGGAGATGCTGCGCTTTCGGTGCCGGCGTTTGCTCTGCGCGGATGGCGTGGCCGGCGGTGCGGCGGACGCGAAGCGGCCGGCGCGGATCTGCTCCGCGCCGGCCGCGCTTTCGGGGAAGGACTTCATCAAGCCGTTCGAGGCGCACAACACCACCGTGTTCGCGCTGGCGCCCGCCGGCGGCGGCACGCGGGTCAACTGGACGATGCTCGCCACCAACACCTTTCCCAGCAAGGTGATGAGCGTCTTCATGAACATGGACCGCCTGATCGGCCGCGACTTCGAGCGCGGGCTGGCGAACCTCAAGGCCGTGGCCGAAGCCGAGCCCGCGCCGCAGCCGGCGTGAGAGTGCACGATGGGTAG
- a CDS encoding SRPBCC family protein — protein sequence MLLTILVVLVIAIAALLAFASTRPDHFEVQRSATIAAPAERIFPYLDDFHRWIEWSPWEKLDPELKRTFSGAERGTGAVYAWEGNKKVGQGRMEIVESDAPRRLRIKLDFIKPFEAHNTTVFALAPAGGGTRVDWTMLAINTFPGKVMSVFMNMDRMIGRDFERGLANLKAVAEAEPAPQPA from the coding sequence CGCTGCTCGCCTTCGCCTCGACCCGGCCCGACCACTTCGAGGTCCAGCGCTCCGCCACGATCGCCGCACCCGCCGAGCGCATCTTCCCGTACCTGGACGACTTCCACCGCTGGATCGAATGGTCGCCCTGGGAGAAGCTCGACCCGGAGCTGAAGCGCACCTTCTCGGGCGCCGAGCGCGGGACGGGCGCCGTCTACGCGTGGGAGGGGAACAAGAAGGTGGGGCAGGGGCGGATGGAGATCGTGGAGAGCGACGCGCCGCGGCGGCTGCGGATCAAGCTCGACTTCATCAAGCCGTTCGAGGCGCACAACACCACCGTGTTCGCGCTGGCGCCCGCCGGCGGCGGCACGCGGGTCGACTGGACGATGCTCGCCATCAACACCTTCCCCGGCAAGGTGATGAGCGTCTTCATGAACATGGACCGCATGATCGGCCGCGACTTCGAGCGCGGCCTGGCGAACCTGAAGGCCGTCGCCGAAGCCGAGCCCGCGCCGCAGCCGGCGTGA